In the Actinomycetota bacterium genome, CTGATCATCTTGGCCGGTTTGTCCGTGGCCGGTGGCGTGCTGTTAGGTGGTCCGAACTGGTTCGTGGAGAGTGGTACGAGGTATCTCGGGGCAACGGACACTCCAATCCGGAGTGCTCTCGCCGTGGCGTGGGACTCCGGCAGGCTGTTGCCGTTGGTGCTGTTCCTCGTGATGCCTTGGGTGTTCCTGGGTCACATCGGATGGCGATCCTGGGCGGTTGCCACGGTGTTGTTCATCCCCCTCGCTTTTCTCGACCTTCCTGTGCTCGATCACGTCGGCTCTCACTATTACCTCCCGCTTGGAATTGTCTTGGCCGTCGGCGCTGCACGAGGTGGTGAGCGGTTCGTACCCTCCCTGCGTTGGGTGTCGTACGCCGCCGTTGCCCTGGCTCTCGTCGTCGGTCCACTCGTATTCGGAATCTCGGGCTATCAAGACGTTCCGGCGTGGCGTGTGGCCAAGGTGGCCATGCAAGATGCATCTTCCGTCGCCTCTGTGCACGCGTGGGTCAACTCGTTGGCTCTTGGAGAATCCGTCTCGGCCGTGAACTCCCTGGTGCCCTGGATCGAGGCGACCGATGGCGTCTGGGTGTGGCCTTCGCCGTTACGGGATGTGGTGTTCGCGAAGCAGGCGCAGACACCGATCGTACGTGCTGATCCGAGTGCTTGGGTGACGGATGTGATCGCACCTGTGAGCGAGGATTCCCGGCTGGGTCCGACCGGAGAAGCGATTGGACTCGGCAAGCTTGGTTTTGTTCGCAGGTCGGTTTCGCCGCTTGGTAGCTTCGTGTGGTGGCAGAGGCCATGAGTCGTCGCACTTCGAAGATTTCGGGTCGGTTTCGCGGAGTTGCCGGATCGTTGGACAAAGTCGGAGATGACTGCCCTACCGGGCCGAGGTCGCGTAAACCGTGGCTCGTTCGTCCTTTGGGGCCGGAGCACTTCATTCTTCTCTCCACCTTGGCCGCGACCGTCGGGTTCACGGTGGTGAGTGCCGTCAAGTTTGCCTCGTTTCGCTACGGGTTCGACACCGCGGTTGTCTTGAACGTGTTATGGCGCCTCGCGCACGGCTATGACAGCGTGACAGCTCTCACTGGATTCGCCCACCTGTCTGATCACCCCTCGTTGCTTCTGCTTACGCTCGTGCCGTTGACTCGATTGGCCGGCCCTTGGATACCACAGTTGCTCTTCGCTCTGCAGGCGCTGTCCACGGCGATGGTCGCCTGGTCTGTATGGCGGCTGGCTCGTGCTCGTGGCCTCGACATGGGCGTTTCGGTGAGCTTGTACCTCGTCACGCTGCTCGGCGCAGGTAGCTGGTTCGCAGCCACGGGGGAGTTCCATATCGTGGACCTTGCTCTCGGCCCACTGGCGGCAGTCGCGGCGAACCACGCACTCGACCGTCCCGGAAGAGCTGTCTTTTGGGCGGCTGTCGCGGCTTCGGCTCGTATCGAAATCGCGGTCGTGATCATCATCATGGGTCTCGTCATACTGAGAGAGAAGCGTCGCTCGGGCTTCTCGCTGATGGGCGTCGGTGCCGTGGTCGGCACGGTGCTGATGGTCATAGGAAGTCTCTCGAACGGCGGAGGAGTGAGCTTTGCCGCTCATCTGGGTCATCTTGGCTCGTCACCGATCGAGGCACTGGGGACCATTGCTCGGCATCCTTTCGAGCTGTTCAGACCGCTTGGGAATCCGATCATGTTGATCGCCCTGTTCTTCTGGTTGGCGTCGTTCGCCGCACTTCCGGTCGTTCTGGGCGGACGTTGGCTGCTGCCCGCGCTGCCGATGCTCGCGATCCCGATGCTCGGCACGTGGACGCCTGCCGACTGGTACTTCGAGCACTACTGGCATGTGCTGCTCGTCTTCGGTGCAGTGGCGGCGGTCGAGGGCCTGCTCAGGCTCCGGGCTTCACCAAAGACGTTGTCTTTGCTTCTCGTGGGATCGAGCCTTGTCGTTTGGGTGGCCTTTGGACCGCTGAGTCCCCACATGCCAGTGGGCTGGCGGCTGGATCTGGCAAGACCTGATCCGGCCGCGACCGAGGTGGCACTGCACGTGCCGCCTTCAGAGTCTCTTTCCGTACCGCTCAACCTGGCGCCCTCATTCGCGCTGCGACGCAGTATCACATTCTTCCCGAGACCCTTCTCGTGCGAGGGGACCGAGTCCCTGCTTCCTGGGCTTCTTGCTCCGGGTGCAGAGCCACCTGAGACGGTTGTAGCAACGGACGGGTGGCCGCCGCAAGATGATGGCGTGTGGGCAGCTTTGAGGAACCACTACCGGCTCGGCTTTACAGTGGGAGAGTACGGCGTGTGGCAACTCCAGGACAGAGTTGGCGCCTCCACACTTGCCGTCGACTGCTACTCGGGCGAACCTGAACC is a window encoding:
- a CDS encoding DUF2079 domain-containing protein, translating into MTNDTCGVGTFSDPSSGGKRDRSGGSSPKVAVVLIGAWLTAVLMLVGLRAWEFYAAGFDLGVFVQAFRTMMLHGPFATIPMLGQTFLEDHFSPLALPLVLLARSSALPYLLLAVQTGMVALAGLFIWRIAVRGGSRRPLLHLLGFLLAPVVVGAVWSDFHVSVLAAPFLVLMLDGLHTGADRRVLWAGSAAALMREDIALVVLIAILVWRPSPRMWPLIILAGLSVAGGVLLGGPNWFVESGTRYLGATDTPIRSALAVAWDSGRLLPLVLFLVMPWVFLGHIGWRSWAVATVLFIPLAFLDLPVLDHVGSHYYLPLGIVLAVGAARGGERFVPSLRWVSYAAVALALVVGPLVFGISGYQDVPAWRVAKVAMQDASSVASVHAWVNSLALGESVSAVNSLVPWIEATDGVWVWPSPLRDVVFAKQAQTPIVRADPSAWVTDVIAPVSEDSRLGPTGEAIGLGKLGFVRRSVSPLGSFVWWQRP
- a CDS encoding DUF2079 domain-containing protein; the protein is MAATVGFTVVSAVKFASFRYGFDTAVVLNVLWRLAHGYDSVTALTGFAHLSDHPSLLLLTLVPLTRLAGPWIPQLLFALQALSTAMVAWSVWRLARARGLDMGVSVSLYLVTLLGAGSWFAATGEFHIVDLALGPLAAVAANHALDRPGRAVFWAAVAASARIEIAVVIIIMGLVILREKRRSGFSLMGVGAVVGTVLMVIGSLSNGGGVSFAAHLGHLGSSPIEALGTIARHPFELFRPLGNPIMLIALFFWLASFAALPVVLGGRWLLPALPMLAIPMLGTWTPADWYFEHYWHVLLVFGAVAAVEGLLRLRASPKTLSLLLVGSSLVVWVAFGPLSPHMPVGWRLDLARPDPAATEVALHVPPSESLSVPLNLAPSFALRRSITFFPRPFSCEGTESLLPGLLAPGAEPPETVVATDGWPPQDDGVWAALRNHYRLGFTVGEYGVWQLQDRVGASTLAVDCYSGEPEP